One window of Rasiella rasia genomic DNA carries:
- a CDS encoding restriction endonuclease, which yields MNKINLSEIDNWEQFENLASRYFNEIIQLEENHLTEVIVNRTGIGPDGGRDILLTMRVNDSIMPFERKWVVQCKFYDKLKKSNLDKIDIPTLLEEYRADGYLLICKNSVTSGVTNTFDNLSRNCRWNRKYVIWNGSDFEERLYKTTDLHEHFFPEFYDYKVKRAKSIDITKILSE from the coding sequence ATGAATAAAATTAACTTATCTGAAATTGATAATTGGGAGCAGTTCGAAAATCTCGCTTCAAGATATTTCAATGAGATTATTCAATTAGAAGAAAATCATCTGACAGAAGTCATTGTCAATAGAACTGGAATTGGACCTGATGGTGGTCGAGACATTTTGTTGACTATGAGAGTTAACGATTCCATAATGCCATTTGAACGAAAATGGGTAGTTCAATGTAAATTTTACGATAAACTTAAAAAAAGTAATTTAGATAAAATTGACATTCCTACATTATTAGAAGAATATAGAGCAGATGGTTATTTACTAATTTGCAAAAACTCAGTTACATCAGGAGTTACGAATACATTTGATAATTTAAGTCGGAACTGTAGGTGGAATCGCAAATATGTTATTTGGAACGGAAGTGATTTTGAAGAAAGGCTTTACAAAACGACTGACCTACACGAACATTTTTTTCCTGAATTTTATGATTATAAGGTTAAAAGAGCGAAATCTATAGATATAACAAAAATTTTATCGGAATGA
- a CDS encoding TIR domain-containing protein, with the protein MKKTAFISYSMDDSQLYVLSLISEYLSNNGYYVENSYNSLNQGQNFEFAVRNKIAKTDLFIGIASHSGVNSQSVMKEWEIAQINKKTSVFIIEDTVPINPAFEQGNLIIRFNRHFPEESVNNLRKMIEKEKKNENNSALNWVVGGLLGIAIIKLLSDE; encoded by the coding sequence ATGAAAAAAACTGCATTTATATCATATTCAATGGACGATAGTCAATTATACGTTCTTTCTTTGATTTCCGAGTATTTATCAAACAACGGTTACTATGTGGAAAATAGTTATAATAGCTTAAATCAAGGTCAAAATTTTGAATTTGCCGTACGAAATAAAATAGCTAAAACTGACCTTTTCATTGGAATCGCTTCACATTCAGGTGTTAATTCACAATCAGTTATGAAGGAATGGGAAATCGCACAGATAAATAAAAAAACTTCCGTTTTCATAATTGAAGATACTGTTCCAATTAATCCAGCATTTGAACAAGGTAATTTAATAATTAGATTCAATCGACATTTCCCTGAAGAAAGCGTAAATAACTTGAGAAAGATGATTGAGAAGGAAAAGAAAAATGAAAATAATTCAGCATTGAATTGGGTTGTCGGTGGATTATTGGGTATTGCAATAATTAAACTATTGTCTGACGAATAA
- a CDS encoding SOS response-associated peptidase, translating to MCYDIKASLEAQLNRARRRNDSQAIEEIIEKLAPLTDLPIHHKSGFSHPELLIYTDRSPIFPEVATWGLVPHWVKDNEQLKKLWNNTLNARGETIFEKPSFRNSAKSNRCIIYVDGFYEHHHFNGNTYPFYISRKNNEPLALAGLWSEWKDPETNGITNTFSIVTTSGNEMMGRIHNNPKLKEPRMPLILAEEFEDNWLAKIEDELDIKAIQELIQEFPQEELVAYTVGKLRGKQYAGNVEEISDEVIYEELIF from the coding sequence ATGTGCTATGACATCAAAGCAAGTTTAGAAGCTCAATTGAACAGGGCTAGAAGAAGAAATGATTCTCAAGCAATTGAAGAAATTATTGAAAAACTTGCTCCTTTAACTGATCTTCCGATTCATCATAAATCAGGTTTTAGTCATCCTGAATTACTAATTTACACAGACCGCTCACCTATTTTTCCAGAAGTTGCAACTTGGGGCTTAGTTCCTCATTGGGTAAAGGATAATGAACAACTGAAAAAACTTTGGAATAATACCTTAAATGCAAGAGGTGAAACCATATTTGAAAAACCGTCCTTCAGAAATTCAGCAAAAAGTAACAGATGTATCATTTATGTTGATGGATTTTATGAACATCATCATTTTAATGGAAACACCTACCCTTTTTACATTTCAAGAAAAAACAATGAGCCTCTTGCCCTTGCAGGATTATGGAGCGAATGGAAAGATCCGGAAACTAACGGAATTACAAATACCTTTTCAATTGTGACAACTTCTGGTAACGAAATGATGGGTAGAATTCACAACAATCCAAAATTAAAAGAACCTCGGATGCCTTTAATTCTAGCAGAAGAATTTGAAGATAATTGGTTAGCTAAAATTGAGGACGAATTGGATATTAAAGCAATTCAGGAATTAATTCAAGAATTTCCGCAGGAGGAATTAGTGGCGTACACCGTTGGAAAACTTCGAGGAAAACAATACGCAGGAAACGTTGAAGAAATATCGGACGAAGTCATTTATGAAGAATTGATCTTTTAG
- a CDS encoding helix-turn-helix domain-containing protein — MKISPIRNEKDYQKALERLEVIFDAKLGTPKGDELEILSILIDRYENEHFPIEMPDPIEAIKFRMDQMGMKQKDLAAVVGFKSRVSEILNGKRKLTLNMIRQLNKTLRIPTEVLVQDY, encoded by the coding sequence ATGAAAATATCACCCATTAGAAACGAAAAGGATTATCAAAAAGCCTTAGAAAGATTAGAAGTCATTTTCGACGCCAAATTGGGGACACCAAAAGGCGATGAACTCGAAATATTGTCAATTTTGATTGACCGATATGAGAACGAGCATTTTCCAATCGAGATGCCAGACCCAATTGAAGCCATCAAATTTCGAATGGATCAAATGGGTATGAAACAAAAGGACCTTGCGGCTGTTGTTGGATTTAAAAGTAGAGTAAGCGAAATTCTAAATGGCAAACGAAAATTGACTTTGAATATGATTCGTCAACTCAACAAAACACTTCGGATTCCAACAGAGGTACTTGTACAAGATTACTGA
- a CDS encoding T9SS type A sorting domain-containing protein → MKKILLLLTLILGFTFCYSQNDCSQGDGTFRYEAKLYIVNVPSEFDKNDFINHIISLDNISNEDLAILNEHITLVYKTFPSQNPHTTVTIVTTLDVFSILDDLNNSIEFHYCVVNDCSWSDGTFRYYALLTSTDVPNDFDKDDFIDFIIGIDIISNEDLTILETHITSVEKAFPSSQSDLLKRVVDVEATLEIYSILTDLNNAIEHNSCNSEAILEINDYNKHKNSIIYPNPVTEHSILEINSNSNNIKIDLINSLGQIIHSERVSKKTIIELRNFPKVIGVSFLNIQDLTNGTLEILKIIREE, encoded by the coding sequence ATGAAAAAAATATTACTACTTCTGACTTTAATATTAGGGTTTACATTTTGTTATAGTCAAAACGATTGCTCTCAAGGTGATGGTACCTTTCGATATGAAGCAAAATTATATATCGTAAATGTACCAAGCGAATTTGATAAAAATGACTTTATTAATCATATTATCAGTCTTGATAACATTTCTAATGAAGATTTAGCAATTCTAAATGAACACATAACATTAGTTTATAAAACCTTTCCCTCGCAAAATCCACACACGACGGTGACTATTGTGACTACGCTAGATGTATTCTCAATATTAGATGATTTAAATAATTCAATTGAATTTCATTATTGCGTAGTTAACGATTGTTCATGGAGTGATGGAACGTTTAGATATTATGCATTATTAACGAGTACTGATGTTCCAAACGACTTTGACAAAGATGATTTTATCGACTTTATTATTGGAATTGATATTATATCAAATGAAGATTTAACAATACTTGAAACACACATTACATCTGTTGAAAAAGCTTTTCCATCATCACAATCTGATCTGCTTAAAAGAGTTGTTGATGTTGAAGCGACTTTAGAGATATATTCAATATTAACTGATTTAAATAACGCCATTGAACATAACTCATGTAATAGTGAGGCTATTTTAGAAATAAATGATTATAACAAACACAAAAATTCAATTATATATCCCAATCCAGTTACCGAACATTCTATTCTCGAAATTAATTCGAATTCCAACAATATTAAAATAGATTTAATAAATAGTTTAGGTCAAATAATTCATTCCGAGAGAGTCTCAAAAAAAACTATTATTGAGCTAAGAAATTTTCCTAAAGTTATTGGGGTTTCATTTCTAAATATTCAAGACTTAACAAATGGAACTTTAGAAATATTAAAAATAATTAGGGAAGAATAA
- a CDS encoding toxin-antitoxin system YwqK family antitoxin encodes MKNIFTLIFLTSFSICFSQNDTIFYDKDWKVVIKEYASFYRPPVKKVGELFEVKDYYINGQIQSHGYSSSNTQDFWEGEVKYYYTNGSIQAISNYNKNQLNGYFKDFYESGELKGKFLYKDNVPYGDHEIYHKNGQLYAIKTFSNGLETGEIRQYFSNGNKEYIGQFDENGLKDGLWQAWSPDGELTTRYYLKNGIIDGEIFGTDPNLNATYSGKFSNGQLIEFTSQNVNPINGSIYRLEAISRDGIEEWKMYRDEVLIVESYIKDKFKIGTWKMYSMDGENLIRIVSYGNPENCNEDYKPFPIKRAIPFHSFENKYLTFQLHDVAIQDSNYIDGCLDGVSKEFDIEGKLLKRVIYENGNLVGETILEEREDIVYAPHPIYTKIE; translated from the coding sequence ATGAAGAATATTTTCACACTCATCTTTTTGACTTCATTCAGTATTTGCTTTTCACAAAATGACACAATTTTTTATGATAAGGATTGGAAAGTTGTAATAAAGGAATATGCTTCTTTCTACCGTCCTCCGGTAAAAAAAGTAGGCGAATTATTTGAAGTCAAAGATTATTATATCAATGGGCAAATTCAATCTCACGGATATTCTTCAAGCAATACCCAAGACTTTTGGGAGGGCGAGGTTAAGTACTATTATACGAATGGATCAATTCAAGCTATCAGCAATTATAATAAAAATCAGCTTAATGGATACTTTAAAGATTTTTATGAATCAGGAGAGTTAAAAGGCAAATTCCTCTACAAGGACAATGTGCCTTACGGAGATCATGAAATATATCATAAAAATGGACAACTATATGCAATTAAAACCTTTTCAAATGGGTTAGAAACTGGTGAAATAAGGCAGTATTTTTCAAATGGCAATAAGGAATATATTGGACAGTTTGATGAAAACGGCTTAAAGGATGGCTTATGGCAAGCTTGGAGTCCTGATGGTGAATTGACAACTAGGTATTATTTGAAAAATGGTATAATTGATGGTGAAATATTTGGAACAGATCCAAACCTTAATGCAACATATTCTGGTAAATTTAGTAATGGGCAATTGATTGAATTCACAAGCCAGAATGTAAATCCAATTAATGGCAGTATATACAGGTTAGAAGCTATAAGTCGTGATGGAATCGAAGAATGGAAAATGTATAGAGATGAAGTACTTATTGTCGAATCTTACATTAAAGACAAATTCAAAATTGGTACTTGGAAGATGTATTCAATGGATGGAGAGAATTTAATTAGAATTGTTTCTTACGGAAATCCAGAAAATTGTAATGAAGACTATAAGCCTTTTCCTATAAAACGTGCAATCCCTTTCCATTCTTTTGAAAATAAATATCTTACATTTCAACTTCATGATGTGGCTATTCAGGATTCTAATTATATCGATGGATGTTTAGACGGCGTCTCAAAGGAATTTGATATCGAAGGAAAATTGTTGAAAAGAGTAATTTATGAAAATGGAAATTTAGTAGGAGAAACTATTCTTGAAGAAAGAGAAGATATTGTGTATGCTCCACATCCAATCTACACTAAGATAGAATAA
- a CDS encoding type II toxin-antitoxin system HigB family toxin: MRIIAKRTLRDFWIKHADCEQQLKAWYREAEKAEWKTINELKAEYPSASILTENRIVFNIKGNDYRLIVKFNFDFQIGWIRFIGTHAEYDKINANEI; encoded by the coding sequence GTGAGAATAATTGCGAAGAGAACCTTACGAGATTTTTGGATAAAACATGCTGATTGCGAGCAACAACTCAAAGCATGGTATCGTGAAGCCGAAAAGGCAGAATGGAAAACCATAAATGAACTTAAGGCTGAGTATCCAAGTGCGAGCATTTTGACGGAAAACAGAATAGTTTTCAATATCAAAGGTAATGATTATCGACTGATTGTGAAATTTAACTTTGACTTTCAAATTGGCTGGATTAGGTTCATTGGAACACATGCAGAGTACGATAAAATTAACGCTAACGAAATTTGA
- a CDS encoding PIN-like domain-containing protein — MTNKYLIDENEEKSLFNDALIIFDTSSLLDFYYYSSKTQNEIFDTVFRKIENRMWLPYQVFYEFQKNRDKVMMKPIETYQSLLSKSKDNKDSGHFDEMHSIIKKFKTEQIANVKGHLKTLVEKTHKDDKHPFFEDKYFDHLEKRINLLDEYLSKTDEEFKNFKKLLEKDIKKKIKQIEKIKSSDSVYHSFKENFTIGEEWNYDELLAISKEGEFRYRNEIPPGFEDFDEKSGFQKYGDLILWKQLLKYANVNGKPVIFVTNDNKKDWWYFDGNINTKSPRHELISEFSSNNEQKFWMYNSNDFLYKIKKILDLEIEDSSIEEVKEVYESHSSSNKDSILGEWLAKKHKWRMFITFEGKEKDNGLDFLSINNDGVKQGFEMKRAITSNYASIFGNLKKSILSKTEVISKNSLDRFTHIIEGKNKASATIIARHLVRANPRKVLRENENDFNVIVGYFDKSRKEFIATFESEKLK; from the coding sequence ATGACGAACAAATATTTAATAGATGAAAATGAAGAAAAATCATTGTTTAATGATGCCTTAATTATTTTTGACACTTCTTCCCTACTTGATTTCTATTACTATTCAAGTAAAACACAAAATGAAATTTTTGACACTGTTTTTAGAAAAATAGAAAATAGAATGTGGCTTCCATATCAAGTTTTCTATGAGTTTCAAAAAAATAGAGATAAGGTAATGATGAAGCCTATCGAAACATATCAAAGTTTACTATCAAAAAGTAAAGACAATAAGGATAGTGGCCACTTTGACGAAATGCACTCAATCATAAAAAAATTCAAGACTGAACAGATAGCTAATGTTAAAGGACATTTAAAAACACTTGTAGAAAAAACTCATAAAGATGATAAACATCCATTTTTTGAAGATAAATATTTTGACCATCTAGAAAAAAGGATTAATCTTTTAGACGAATATCTGTCAAAAACAGATGAGGAATTCAAAAATTTCAAAAAGCTTCTAGAAAAAGACATAAAAAAGAAAATTAAACAAATTGAAAAAATAAAATCAAGTGATTCAGTTTATCATTCTTTTAAAGAAAATTTCACAATAGGTGAAGAATGGAATTATGATGAATTATTAGCTATTAGTAAAGAGGGAGAATTTAGGTATAGAAATGAAATCCCACCTGGTTTCGAAGATTTTGATGAAAAAAGTGGTTTTCAAAAATATGGAGATTTAATCCTCTGGAAACAATTACTAAAATATGCTAATGTAAATGGAAAACCTGTCATATTTGTTACTAACGATAACAAGAAAGATTGGTGGTATTTTGATGGAAATATTAATACTAAATCGCCTAGACACGAATTAATTTCAGAATTTAGTTCTAACAATGAACAAAAATTTTGGATGTATAATTCAAATGATTTCCTCTATAAAATTAAAAAAATCCTAGATTTAGAAATAGAGGATTCATCGATAGAAGAAGTTAAAGAAGTTTATGAATCACATTCAAGTTCAAATAAAGACTCAATCCTCGGCGAATGGTTAGCTAAAAAACATAAGTGGAGGATGTTTATAACATTTGAAGGTAAAGAAAAAGATAACGGTCTTGATTTTTTAAGCATTAATAATGACGGAGTGAAACAAGGTTTCGAAATGAAAAGAGCGATAACTAGCAATTATGCATCAATTTTTGGTAATCTTAAAAAATCTATATTGAGCAAAACAGAAGTAATCTCTAAGAACAGTCTGGATAGATTTACACATATTATAGAAGGAAAAAACAAAGCCTCAGCAACTATAATTGCTAGGCATTTAGTTCGAGCGAATCCAAGAAAGGTTTTAAGAGAAAATGAAAATGATTTTAATGTAATTGTCGGATATTTTGATAAATCAAGAAAGGAATTTATTGCAACTTTTGAAAGTGAGAAACTAAAATAA
- a CDS encoding NACHT domain-containing protein, producing the protein MEVDLIIFQKLIEISVEKSVGFLGRFFVSEPKIIAKDINEGISFNLSKAITFSENLSTFKLPDTKDLLENSVQLEMHNQNRIFKAKKGGNTVTEEQLLYDPRHTLILGDVGAGKTTTLKRLVRKSFETLFSSKKETFPFSFLVVIKIAEIKNSESLMTHLCNQLRIPIDKVEIKDHNDRITGFKYQIGNTTIEDGLSSYLNDVPTIIFLDGLDEVKSQIRDSLFNEIKNLSQSLLNSKIFLTSRYIQEIGSFKQFVNFDICSLDIDQKKSICSIWLDNPKKFLKTLKKLPYYDLSDRPLFLTFLILIYQNNNYILPSRSIDIYRQIIQLVLRDWDDDKETKITRYSKYQHFDLNKKEDFLSELTYELSYTFEVKKTFNLFELESAYQKVYLRYPELTKNDSKAIIKDLESISGLIIELNNNNFEFSHLSLQEYLCAKYLISIPLSRTHYHIFNKFPSSVAVANVLSPRPAEWFAFLFINQTIETKHIHKLQLTPVYEFLDRLLIEKIHFPYASKELGVALIYLRSDFFDKEIQKKIDKIFKLNNVINSLNKALQYFYVDIEEEYITLKKNRLPFYSNLNLPNLDGMSFEFKAKYYWK; encoded by the coding sequence ATGGAAGTTGATTTAATAATATTTCAAAAGTTAATTGAAATTTCGGTTGAAAAATCGGTGGGATTTCTTGGAAGATTTTTCGTTTCTGAGCCTAAAATAATCGCAAAGGATATCAATGAAGGCATATCATTTAACCTATCCAAAGCTATTACCTTTTCAGAAAATCTATCCACTTTTAAACTCCCAGATACCAAAGATCTGCTAGAAAACTCCGTGCAACTAGAAATGCATAACCAAAATCGCATTTTTAAAGCTAAAAAAGGAGGTAATACAGTTACAGAGGAACAACTACTTTACGACCCTAGACATACTTTAATTTTAGGAGATGTTGGTGCTGGTAAAACAACAACGCTAAAGCGATTGGTGCGAAAAAGTTTTGAAACACTATTTTCTTCGAAAAAAGAAACTTTTCCGTTTTCATTTTTAGTTGTTATAAAAATAGCTGAGATTAAAAATAGTGAATCATTGATGACTCATCTTTGCAATCAGTTGAGAATTCCTATAGACAAAGTTGAAATTAAAGACCATAATGATAGAATAACTGGTTTTAAATACCAAATTGGCAACACAACGATAGAAGATGGGTTATCAAGTTATCTTAACGATGTGCCAACAATAATTTTCTTGGATGGCCTAGATGAAGTAAAATCACAAATTAGAGATAGCTTATTTAATGAAATTAAGAATCTTTCACAGTCTTTACTTAACTCCAAGATTTTTTTAACATCTAGATACATTCAGGAAATTGGAAGTTTTAAGCAATTTGTCAATTTTGATATATGCTCTCTGGATATTGACCAGAAAAAATCCATATGCTCGATTTGGTTAGACAATCCAAAAAAGTTCCTAAAAACTTTAAAAAAACTACCATATTACGATTTATCAGATAGACCACTGTTTTTGACATTTCTGATTCTCATTTATCAAAACAATAACTATATCTTACCTTCTCGTTCGATTGATATTTATCGACAAATAATTCAATTAGTTCTTAGAGACTGGGATGATGACAAAGAAACGAAAATTACAAGGTATTCAAAATACCAGCATTTTGACTTAAATAAAAAAGAAGATTTTCTTTCAGAATTAACCTATGAATTGAGTTACACTTTCGAAGTAAAAAAGACATTTAACCTTTTTGAATTGGAATCTGCGTATCAAAAAGTTTATTTAAGGTATCCAGAACTTACAAAGAATGATAGTAAAGCCATTATAAAGGATTTGGAATCAATTAGTGGACTAATAATTGAACTAAATAACAATAATTTCGAATTTAGTCATTTGTCACTTCAGGAATATCTATGTGCCAAATATTTAATTTCTATTCCTTTATCAAGAACTCATTATCATATTTTCAATAAATTTCCTTCATCGGTAGCAGTTGCGAACGTGCTTTCTCCAAGACCGGCAGAGTGGTTTGCCTTTTTATTCATTAATCAAACTATTGAAACGAAACACATTCACAAATTACAATTAACTCCTGTCTATGAATTCCTAGATCGTTTGCTTATCGAGAAGATTCATTTTCCATATGCAAGTAAAGAGCTGGGTGTTGCTTTAATTTATTTGAGATCTGATTTTTTTGATAAAGAAATTCAAAAAAAAATTGATAAGATATTTAAATTAAATAATGTTATAAACTCTTTAAATAAAGCTTTACAATATTTCTATGTTGATATCGAAGAAGAATACATTACCTTAAAAAAGAACCGTTTACCATTCTATTCAAATCTCAATTTACCTAATCTGGACGGAATGTCTTTTGAATTCAAAGCTAAATATTATTGGAAATAA
- a CDS encoding DUF6090 family protein, translating to MIKFFRKIRQKLISENKFSKYLLYAIGEIVLVVIGILIALQINNWNEQQKVKSNEIALLKTFKRSLEKDLENIDSNIEEFRTVDYSINILIKVFEDNLPYQDSLNFHFLNSTARWMPTIEQEVYATMTATDLNIITNDSLKIEIVDYYSFAKRKFDTSINRYANVIENASNNIFNTRFDRLWNTEDRAMIPHDFELLKVDKEYNYFIKSLNKQLWFEVRDPLNKAKSKSEKLITRIENELLKLEE from the coding sequence ATGATAAAATTCTTTAGAAAAATAAGACAAAAACTAATCTCTGAAAATAAATTCAGTAAGTATTTGCTTTATGCGATTGGAGAAATAGTATTAGTAGTTATCGGAATTTTAATTGCTCTTCAAATTAATAATTGGAATGAACAGCAAAAAGTAAAATCGAATGAAATAGCTCTTCTAAAAACTTTTAAAAGAAGTCTTGAAAAAGACTTAGAAAATATTGACTCGAACATTGAAGAATTTAGAACTGTTGATTATTCCATAAACATTCTAATCAAGGTGTTTGAAGACAATTTACCTTATCAAGATTCATTGAATTTTCATTTTCTAAATTCAACTGCTAGATGGATGCCAACTATCGAACAAGAAGTTTATGCAACCATGACCGCAACCGATTTAAATATCATAACGAATGATAGTTTGAAAATAGAAATTGTAGATTACTACTCATTCGCAAAAAGAAAGTTTGACACTAGTATAAATCGCTATGCAAATGTCATTGAAAATGCAAGTAATAATATTTTTAATACAAGATTTGATAGATTGTGGAATACTGAAGATAGAGCAATGATACCGCATGACTTCGAATTATTAAAAGTTGATAAAGAATATAATTATTTCATTAAAAGTTTAAATAAACAATTATGGTTTGAAGTAAGAGATCCATTGAATAAAGCAAAATCTAAATCTGAGAAACTGATTACTCGAATTGAAAATGAATTATTGAAACTTGAAGAATAA